In Streptomyces capitiformicae, one genomic interval encodes:
- a CDS encoding helix-turn-helix domain-containing protein gives MVLGKRLRQLREQAGVSFDEAARAIEVTALTVRRMEKAEVGLRIPYVKELLRTYGVSGNEIEDFLSLAREANQPGWWHKFRDVLPEWFSAYVSLESEAAVIRLYEPQYVPGLLQTHDYAAALIRVGFPNASAEEVERHVTLRLRRQDLLVKPEAPAIWAILDETVLRRAVGGPAVMRAQIDRLAEATERPKVRIQIMRFAAGPHPGAYGPFHYFRFGFSELPDIVYTEGLAGAQYVDQPADVVTYLEVLDRMSVQAEPVARTRDILAELRKEL, from the coding sequence ATGGTTCTCGGCAAACGGCTTCGGCAGCTGCGGGAGCAGGCCGGAGTGTCCTTCGACGAGGCCGCCCGTGCCATCGAGGTCACCGCCCTGACGGTCCGTCGTATGGAGAAGGCCGAGGTCGGCCTCCGTATCCCCTACGTCAAGGAGTTGCTGCGCACCTACGGAGTCTCCGGCAACGAGATCGAGGACTTCCTCTCCCTCGCCCGGGAGGCCAACCAGCCGGGCTGGTGGCACAAGTTCCGCGACGTGCTGCCCGAGTGGTTCAGCGCGTACGTGAGCCTGGAGAGCGAAGCCGCCGTCATCCGCCTCTACGAACCCCAGTACGTCCCCGGCCTGTTGCAGACCCACGACTACGCCGCCGCCCTCATCCGCGTCGGCTTTCCCAACGCGAGCGCCGAGGAGGTCGAGCGGCACGTCACGCTGCGCCTCAGACGCCAGGACCTGCTGGTCAAACCCGAGGCGCCCGCCATCTGGGCCATCCTCGACGAGACCGTGCTGCGCCGGGCGGTCGGCGGCCCCGCCGTGATGCGGGCACAGATCGACCGGCTCGCCGAGGCCACGGAACGACCCAAGGTCAGGATCCAGATCATGCGCTTCGCGGCCGGACCGCACCCCGGCGCGTACGGCCCCTTCCACTACTTCCGCTTCGGCTTCTCCGAACTCCCCGACATCGTCTACACCGAAGGCCTCGCGGGCGCCCAGTACGTCGACCAGCCCGCCGACGTCGTCACCTACCTGGAGGTACTCGACCGGATGTCCGTGCAGGCGGAACCGGTGGCCCGAACCAGGGACATCCTGGCGGAACTACGCAAGGAGTTGTGA
- a CDS encoding DUF397 domain-containing protein, with translation MAPNGPIRSGIPAPDLGPEGWHKPWSGTNGGSCVEAKRLPDGSVAFRQSTDPDGPALVYSREEMVAFLEGAKAGQADFLIA, from the coding sequence ATGGCACCCAACGGCCCCATCCGCAGCGGCATCCCCGCTCCCGACCTCGGCCCCGAGGGCTGGCACAAGCCCTGGAGCGGCACCAACGGCGGTTCCTGCGTCGAGGCCAAGCGCCTGCCCGACGGCAGCGTCGCCTTCCGCCAGTCCACCGACCCGGACGGCCCCGCCCTCGTCTACTCACGGGAGGAGATGGTGGCGTTCCTGGAGGGCGCGAAGGCCGGCCAGGCGGACTTCCTCATCGCTTGA
- a CDS encoding SAM-dependent methyltransferase, producing the protein MADGHPTPDQEALSKIDTTVPHSARIWNYWMGGKDNYEVDRVAGDAYREIAPNIETMARASRVYLIRTVTFVARELGIRQFLDIGTGLPTYDNTHQVAQKVAPESRIVYVDNDPLVLRHAQALLTSTPEGTTDYVDADLHDPEAILEAAGKILDFDKPVALMLMGILGHIQDYEEAKDIVRRLQAALPSGSYFVHYDSTDTDAELKRAQEGYDDTGAVPYVLRSPRQIAAYYEGLELLEPGIVSCPLWRPEPGTTPEPTDVYGGVAFKP; encoded by the coding sequence ATGGCAGACGGCCACCCCACTCCCGACCAGGAAGCCCTGTCGAAGATCGACACCACGGTGCCGCACTCGGCCCGTATCTGGAACTACTGGATGGGCGGCAAGGACAACTACGAGGTCGACCGCGTCGCCGGCGACGCCTACCGGGAGATCGCCCCCAACATCGAGACGATGGCCCGCGCCTCCCGCGTCTACCTCATCCGCACGGTCACCTTCGTGGCCCGTGAGCTCGGCATCCGCCAGTTCCTGGACATCGGCACCGGCCTGCCGACGTACGACAACACCCACCAGGTCGCCCAGAAGGTCGCCCCCGAGTCCCGCATCGTCTACGTCGACAACGACCCCTTGGTCCTGCGCCACGCCCAGGCCCTGCTCACCAGCACCCCCGAAGGCACCACCGACTACGTCGACGCCGACCTGCACGACCCCGAGGCCATCCTCGAAGCGGCCGGCAAGATCCTCGACTTCGACAAGCCGGTGGCCCTCATGCTGATGGGCATCCTCGGCCACATCCAGGACTACGAGGAGGCGAAGGACATCGTCCGCCGCCTCCAGGCGGCACTGCCCTCGGGCAGCTACTTCGTGCACTACGACAGCACTGACACCGACGCCGAACTCAAGCGCGCCCAAGAGGGCTACGACGACACCGGCGCCGTCCCGTACGTACTGCGCAGCCCCCGCCAGATCGCCGCGTACTACGAGGGACTGGAACTCCTGGAGCCCGGCATCGTCTCCTGCCCCCTGTGGCGACCCGAGCCGGGGACGACTCCGGAGCCGACGGACGTGTACGGCGGAGTGGCCTTCAAGCCGTAG
- a CDS encoding ATP-binding protein, with translation MAREPHRDERAPAEEIRSRHADFEGELGDVTSARTVAEEFLNALARTSPPAALEHWDDILLVVTELAANAVQYAPGPFGLTMRRTHDGVHAMLRDTSTTSPTPRPFHAGKGGGGIGWYLIQTLCDEVSVVPHDQGKDIHVFLPW, from the coding sequence ATGGCGAGAGAACCGCACAGGGACGAGAGGGCACCTGCCGAGGAGATCCGGAGCCGGCACGCCGACTTCGAGGGAGAACTCGGCGACGTGACGAGCGCCCGCACGGTCGCCGAGGAGTTCCTGAACGCGCTCGCACGCACCTCGCCACCGGCGGCCCTGGAGCACTGGGACGACATCCTGCTGGTGGTGACCGAGCTGGCCGCGAACGCGGTGCAGTACGCCCCCGGTCCCTTCGGACTGACCATGCGGCGCACCCATGACGGTGTGCACGCGATGCTGCGGGACACCAGCACCACCTCGCCGACGCCGCGGCCCTTCCACGCCGGCAAGGGGGGCGGCGGCATCGGCTGGTACCTGATCCAGACCCTCTGCGACGAGGTGAGCGTGGTGCCGCACGACCAGGGCAAGGACATCCATGTGTTCCTGCCCTGGTGA
- a CDS encoding glutamate--cysteine ligase 2 gives MRTVGVEEELLLVDPETGEPQARATAVLARAAQEGAGQDVFEKELHDEQVEFATHPQSKMADLGAEIIRCRKDAARHAEGLGGAVVALATSPLPVKPTITMNSRYLWMAREFGLATQVRLVCGCHVHVSVESEDEGVAVLDRIRPWLSVLTALSANSPFWQGLDTQYASYRSQVWDLWPMAGPAEIFGSAERYHQCVADLMATEVVLDKGMVYFDARLSQRYPTVEIRVADVCLHPDTAVLVAAIARGLVDTAAREWQAGREPFGHTAGLLRLATWRAARSGLSENLLDPPTMRPRPAVDVIRALLDHIGDALDDNGDLDRAHEAVAALMRRGNGARVQREVMERTGSLREVVVACVRHTQA, from the coding sequence GTGCGTACGGTCGGAGTGGAAGAGGAACTCCTCCTGGTCGATCCCGAGACCGGCGAGCCCCAGGCGCGGGCCACGGCGGTGCTCGCGCGCGCTGCGCAGGAGGGCGCGGGACAGGACGTGTTCGAGAAGGAGCTCCACGACGAGCAGGTCGAGTTCGCCACGCACCCGCAGTCGAAGATGGCGGACCTGGGGGCCGAGATCATCCGCTGCCGCAAGGACGCGGCGCGCCATGCGGAGGGGCTCGGCGGGGCGGTGGTGGCCCTGGCCACGTCGCCGCTGCCCGTGAAACCGACGATCACCATGAACAGCAGGTATCTCTGGATGGCGCGGGAGTTCGGCCTGGCCACCCAGGTACGGCTCGTCTGCGGTTGCCATGTCCATGTTTCCGTGGAGTCCGAGGACGAGGGTGTCGCCGTCCTGGACCGTATCCGGCCGTGGCTGTCCGTCCTGACGGCGCTGAGTGCGAATTCGCCGTTCTGGCAGGGCCTGGACACCCAGTACGCCAGTTACCGCAGCCAGGTGTGGGATCTGTGGCCGATGGCGGGCCCCGCGGAGATCTTCGGCTCGGCCGAGCGGTACCACCAGTGCGTCGCGGACCTGATGGCCACGGAGGTCGTGCTCGACAAGGGCATGGTGTACTTCGACGCGCGGCTGTCCCAGCGGTATCCGACCGTCGAGATCCGGGTCGCGGACGTGTGTCTGCACCCCGACACCGCAGTCCTGGTCGCGGCCATCGCCCGGGGCCTCGTCGACACGGCGGCACGGGAGTGGCAGGCGGGCCGGGAGCCGTTCGGGCACACCGCGGGACTGCTCCGGCTGGCAACGTGGCGAGCTGCCCGGTCCGGCCTCTCGGAGAACCTCCTGGATCCCCCGACGATGCGGCCCAGGCCCGCCGTCGACGTGATCCGCGCCCTGCTCGACCACATCGGGGACGCGCTCGACGACAACGGTGACCTCGACCGGGCCCACGAGGCCGTCGCCGCGCTCATGCGGCGCGGCAACGGTGCGCGGGTGCAGCGGGAGGTGATGGAACGGACGGGAAGCCTGCGCGAGGTGGTCGTCGCGTGCGTACGGCATACGCAGGCCTGA
- a CDS encoding ricin-type beta-trefoil lectin domain protein, producing the protein MSGEEFVSGRAERGNAEGRGTAPLVEEVLALHGKALLDYAALCTGPLPEAAELLAGQAFRNTYGDMASHAGADSPWRPRLLAAVLDAAREWSTDDRRSSLHPDLRDDETRAKRRAAYDTDRGGRGHRGLLLYAFRNLPDRTQALLWHTEVEVEDIEAVAALLDADPSLLNPERARTLLRDKCVQAHLDLAPDEHCRRHNRLIDIHARPGTGETMTEVLEHLDGCAYCGAAADQLDQSPDRLPALLAEAVLGFRAADYLATRPARLSITPARMGSAPVPDPAWAEAQPPVAGDPTARPRRRWPLLVAMGVVLCGVIAAAPVALSGAEDDREGAGGPAPGPTTGSPADSAPGSSTADPPPAASTPPSASSVPGTGEALVTRLRNTRTGLCLDVAVTEQVVGALAVTAECGESATQVWLLGDDGRMWNQAAPGLCLNAQPAGSLALRPCAAQEDSADEESGDTRYNLAADGLLTVAPEPDLAVTPIRRTLGAIILLKPVPQDRIRRSQRWLTDETSADATQPSQTVRDSAATG; encoded by the coding sequence ATGTCCGGAGAGGAATTCGTCTCCGGGCGGGCCGAGCGGGGAAACGCGGAAGGACGGGGCACGGCGCCCCTGGTCGAGGAAGTGCTGGCGCTGCACGGCAAAGCCCTTCTGGACTACGCGGCGTTATGCACCGGACCGCTGCCAGAAGCGGCGGAGCTGCTCGCCGGTCAGGCCTTCCGGAACACGTACGGTGACATGGCCTCGCATGCCGGCGCGGACTCCCCCTGGCGGCCCAGGCTGCTCGCGGCGGTCCTCGACGCCGCCCGGGAATGGAGCACCGACGACAGGCGCTCGTCCCTCCACCCGGACCTGCGGGACGACGAAACCCGTGCCAAGCGCCGGGCGGCGTACGACACCGACCGCGGTGGCAGGGGCCACAGGGGTCTGCTCCTGTACGCCTTCCGGAATCTGCCGGACCGTACCCAGGCACTGCTGTGGCACACCGAGGTCGAGGTGGAGGACATCGAGGCGGTGGCGGCCCTGCTCGACGCCGATCCCTCGCTGCTGAACCCCGAGCGCGCCCGCACCCTCCTGCGCGACAAGTGTGTGCAGGCCCACCTCGACCTCGCCCCCGACGAGCACTGCCGCCGCCACAACCGGCTCATCGACATCCACGCCCGCCCCGGCACCGGTGAGACGATGACGGAGGTGCTCGAGCACCTGGACGGCTGCGCCTACTGCGGGGCGGCGGCCGACCAACTGGACCAGTCACCGGACCGGCTCCCCGCCCTGCTCGCCGAGGCCGTCCTGGGATTCCGGGCGGCGGACTACCTCGCGACCCGGCCCGCCCGACTGTCGATCACGCCGGCGCGCATGGGCTCGGCGCCCGTCCCGGACCCTGCGTGGGCCGAGGCCCAGCCGCCCGTCGCCGGTGACCCCACGGCGCGGCCGCGCCGCCGATGGCCGCTGCTCGTCGCCATGGGGGTGGTGCTGTGCGGAGTGATCGCGGCCGCCCCCGTGGCTCTCAGCGGAGCCGAGGACGACCGCGAGGGCGCGGGCGGCCCGGCGCCCGGCCCCACCACCGGAAGCCCCGCCGACTCCGCCCCCGGCTCGTCCACCGCCGACCCCCCGCCCGCCGCCTCCACACCGCCCAGCGCCTCCTCGGTGCCCGGCACGGGTGAGGCCCTGGTCACGCGCCTGCGCAACACGAGGACCGGACTGTGCCTCGATGTGGCCGTTACGGAGCAGGTGGTGGGCGCGCTCGCGGTGACGGCGGAGTGCGGGGAGTCGGCGACCCAGGTGTGGTTGCTGGGGGACGACGGACGCATGTGGAACCAGGCGGCCCCCGGGCTCTGTCTGAACGCCCAGCCGGCCGGCAGCCTCGCCCTGCGGCCGTGTGCCGCCCAGGAGGACTCGGCCGACGAGGAGTCCGGTGACACCCGGTACAACCTGGCGGCCGACGGCCTCCTCACCGTCGCGCCCGAACCCGACTTGGCCGTGACGCCCATTCGCCGCACCTTGGGGGCGATCATC